A section of the Longimicrobium sp. genome encodes:
- a CDS encoding Re/Si-specific NAD(P)(+) transhydrogenase subunit alpha, translated as MPVSVGVPKETAPLERRVALVPETVQRLAKAGVEVVVEHGAGEGAYISDAEFEQAGARVAGRTEVYASRVIARVQPPPGDEIGLLAPEHVLIGFLRPLDDPAGAARLAESGVTALAMELVPRTTRAQKMDALSAMATIAGYRAVLLAAEALPKFFPLLTTAAGTIRPAKVLVLGAGVAGLQAIATARRLGAVVSAYDVRAAAAEQVESVGGKFVTLELDTTGAEGQGGYAAALDEERQRRQVELLVPHVGDSDVVISTALVPGMPAPLLVSEDAVRAMKPGSVVMDIAAPNGGNCALTRRGDVVEEGGVRIFGPLNLPAEMPVHASQMYARTVGAMIAEFVKDGEFRTDFDDEIFKGACVTHGGQVVNERLRAMLAPAAA; from the coding sequence ATGCCCGTCAGCGTCGGCGTACCGAAGGAGACTGCGCCGCTGGAGCGGCGCGTCGCGCTCGTCCCCGAGACCGTGCAGCGGCTGGCCAAGGCCGGCGTGGAAGTGGTGGTGGAGCACGGCGCCGGCGAGGGCGCGTACATCTCCGACGCCGAGTTCGAGCAGGCCGGCGCGCGGGTGGCGGGGCGCACCGAGGTCTACGCCTCGCGGGTGATCGCGCGCGTGCAGCCGCCCCCGGGCGACGAGATCGGGCTGCTGGCGCCCGAGCACGTGCTGATCGGCTTCCTGCGGCCGCTCGACGACCCCGCGGGCGCCGCGCGCCTGGCCGAGAGCGGCGTCACCGCGCTGGCCATGGAGCTCGTCCCCCGCACGACGCGCGCGCAGAAGATGGACGCGCTCTCGGCGATGGCGACCATCGCCGGCTACCGCGCGGTGCTGCTGGCGGCCGAGGCGCTGCCGAAGTTCTTCCCCCTCCTCACCACCGCCGCGGGAACCATCCGCCCGGCCAAAGTGCTCGTCCTGGGCGCCGGTGTGGCCGGGCTGCAGGCGATCGCCACGGCGCGGCGGCTGGGCGCGGTGGTCAGCGCCTACGACGTGCGCGCGGCCGCGGCCGAGCAGGTGGAGTCGGTCGGCGGGAAGTTCGTGACGCTGGAGCTGGACACCACCGGCGCCGAGGGGCAGGGGGGATACGCCGCCGCGCTCGACGAGGAGCGCCAGCGCCGCCAGGTGGAGCTGCTGGTGCCGCACGTGGGCGACAGCGACGTGGTGATCTCCACCGCGCTGGTGCCGGGGATGCCCGCGCCGCTGCTCGTCTCGGAAGACGCGGTGCGGGCGATGAAGCCGGGCTCGGTGGTGATGGACATCGCCGCGCCGAACGGGGGCAACTGCGCGCTCACCCGACGCGGCGACGTGGTGGAGGAGGGAGGGGTGCGCATCTTCGGCCCGCTGAACCTGCCGGCCGAGATGCCGGTGCACGCCAGCCAGATGTACGCGCGCACCGTGGGCGCCATGATCGCCGAGTTCGTGAAGGACGGCGAGTTCCGCACCGACTTCGACGACGAGATCTTCAAGGGCGCCTGCGTCACGCACGGCGGCCAGGTGGTGAACGAGCGCCTGCGCGCCATGCTCGCCCCCGCCGCCGCGTGA
- a CDS encoding DinB family protein yields MNEIERIADQLERIFRGDPWYGSNTMDVVRGLTPAQAAHRPIPQAHTLWEIALHLTSWNREVARRLRDGVPREPEDGDWPEMPEPSAENWRYAVEMLEQSYQALLAELCRLHTAKLEETVGEARERPLGSGVTYYVMLHGIVQHCVAHTAQMSLLRKASAPA; encoded by the coding sequence ATGAACGAGATCGAGCGCATCGCCGACCAGCTGGAGCGGATCTTCCGCGGCGACCCGTGGTACGGCTCGAACACGATGGACGTGGTGCGCGGCCTCACCCCGGCCCAGGCGGCGCACCGGCCGATCCCGCAGGCGCACACCCTCTGGGAGATCGCGCTGCACCTTACCTCGTGGAACCGCGAGGTCGCCCGCCGCCTGCGCGACGGCGTGCCGCGCGAGCCCGAGGACGGCGACTGGCCGGAGATGCCGGAGCCCAGCGCGGAGAACTGGCGGTACGCGGTGGAAATGCTGGAGCAGTCGTACCAGGCGCTCCTGGCCGAGCTCTGCCGCCTCCACACCGCGAAGCTGGAGGAGACGGTGGGCGAGGCGCGCGAGCGGCCGCTGGGCTCGGGGGTGACGTACTACGTGATGCTGCACGGGATCGTGCAGCACTGCGTGGCGCACACCGCGCAGATGTCGCTGCTGCGGAAGGCGTCCGCCCCCGCGTGA
- a CDS encoding type II toxin-antitoxin system VapC family toxin produces MSDDPAAGKVDARPTVYVETSVISYLAARPSGDLVTRANQKVTADWWAVRGRFQPVISQLVLDEITRGDASYAVQRHALVRTLPLLDITDEVDALAEALLRKASLPSKASSDAVHVAVAALNGIDLLVTWNLKHIANAVIRKRLEGICRNEGFDPPGICTPAELLEE; encoded by the coding sequence GTGAGCGACGATCCGGCAGCCGGGAAGGTGGATGCTCGTCCGACGGTGTACGTCGAGACGAGCGTGATCAGCTATCTCGCTGCCCGTCCAAGCGGCGATCTCGTGACCCGTGCGAACCAGAAGGTCACGGCCGACTGGTGGGCGGTGCGCGGCCGCTTCCAGCCCGTGATCTCGCAACTGGTTCTCGACGAGATCACCAGGGGAGACGCGAGTTATGCGGTCCAGCGACACGCACTTGTGCGAACGCTGCCGTTGCTGGACATCACCGATGAGGTGGATGCACTGGCTGAGGCCTTGCTGCGAAAGGCATCGCTACCGTCGAAGGCTTCGAGCGACGCGGTTCACGTCGCGGTTGCCGCTCTGAACGGCATCGACCTGTTGGTGACCTGGAACCTGAAGCACATCGCCAACGCAGTGATCCGCAAACGGCTGGAAGGCATCTGCAGGAACGAGGGCTTTGATCCCCCGGGCATCTGCACGCCGGCCGAGCTGCTGGAGGAGTGA